From Pyxidicoccus xibeiensis, the proteins below share one genomic window:
- a CDS encoding serine/threonine-protein kinase yields the protein MSTRHEEDEAELRMAVAEGLISREEARLLREQARTLSRGPLELLAAQGRYSEETLAPLLRAAREAAREREAREQGSPTLPLSPSKKEDTTAEEPAFPVPHWERYQCVRFLGQGGMGQVFLAHDARLRRDVALKFVRGEDAALVRHLLSEARAQARVEHERVCQVYEVGEVQGRPFIAMQYVDGQPLHHLRGELGVEQKALLLREAAEAVHAAHRAGLIHRDLKPSNILVERTEDGRFKPFVMDFGLARDWTELGATATGAVLGTPHYMSPEQARGEVKRLDRRADVYGLGATLYHLLTGQPPIPGENGLEVLTRISTQEPLPPRALDPDIPVDLEAIVLKCLEKDRSARYDSARALAEDLDRFLRGEPVHARPVGPLSRLRRRLRKHRLVVGVAVVALLLVGGALGWAGLTRREASRREGLARRFTERVERIEALARYTGLSRLHDTRADRALLRARMAELDAEIREAGALAVGPGHYALGRGHLALGDDAAARTSLEAAWSHGFREPRVAYALALALGRQYQERLLEAERLRGREQREARLKDLQREYREPALDWLRRSEGADVPSTDYVAALLAFYEGRHEEALERLDALGDRLPWFHEAPLLRGDILQARAARRWNQGDREGALADFDAGRRAHASAAATAESEPDVHESLARLEYTAMVMELYGQGDVLPPFTRGMEAVGRALKADPGHPRSLVLKARFHNRLAEHRMRQGGDVEGPLGEAMATARVALALVPPPPKARSELAQSLWRRARFQQGRGLDPGESLRQAVDALAGLRPEEQDYEFHALLGLIYKTWADYEDQTGVDSRPHRGQAIAAYREAIRVDERLPDAWINLGIAFLTRATHAKTTDSEGDLEQARLALARSRELNPGNYVPYFLGGTLHAELARRRRDGGGDARPDLATAAELFQRGAAINAQVAQLHNGLGSTLLEQARETWERGGDPFPVLEQARAAYARAVAVAPREGFGHNNLGEVHVERATYRVLAGEAPDTDLREAEAAYLKAIDLLPGLALPRANLARARFTRALFELERGTEPHASLDGAEEALRGAFERNAQEAQAWLYQGEVRGARARWRAQRREAREEDFGEAARAFEKALELEPRRLDVRVAFGHFCREWALWRKQAGQDTRPPLTRGLALTDAVLAARPEWADALLLRAALGEVAGEARSREDLVRALALNPGLEPWWKRRFARRLATAE from the coding sequence ATGAGCACCAGGCACGAAGAGGACGAGGCCGAGCTGCGCATGGCGGTGGCCGAGGGGCTCATTTCGCGCGAGGAGGCAAGGCTGCTGCGCGAGCAGGCCCGCACTCTCTCGCGCGGCCCACTGGAGCTGCTGGCGGCGCAGGGGCGCTACTCGGAAGAGACGCTGGCCCCCCTGCTGCGGGCGGCACGGGAGGCCGCGCGCGAGCGTGAGGCGCGGGAGCAGGGCTCGCCGACGCTGCCGCTCTCCCCCTCGAAGAAGGAGGACACGACGGCGGAGGAGCCGGCCTTCCCCGTGCCCCACTGGGAGCGCTACCAGTGCGTGCGCTTTCTGGGCCAGGGTGGCATGGGCCAGGTGTTCCTCGCCCATGACGCCCGGCTGCGCCGCGACGTGGCCCTCAAGTTCGTCCGGGGCGAGGACGCGGCGCTCGTGCGGCACCTGCTCTCCGAGGCCCGCGCCCAGGCGCGAGTGGAGCACGAGCGCGTGTGCCAGGTGTACGAGGTGGGCGAGGTCCAGGGCCGCCCCTTCATCGCCATGCAGTACGTGGACGGCCAGCCGCTGCACCACCTGCGGGGCGAGCTGGGCGTCGAGCAAAAGGCGCTGCTCCTCCGGGAGGCCGCGGAGGCGGTGCATGCCGCCCACCGCGCGGGCCTCATCCACCGCGACCTCAAGCCCTCCAACATCCTGGTGGAGCGCACGGAGGACGGCCGCTTCAAGCCCTTCGTCATGGACTTCGGCCTGGCGCGGGACTGGACGGAGCTGGGCGCCACGGCCACCGGAGCGGTGCTGGGCACGCCCCACTACATGTCGCCGGAGCAGGCCCGGGGCGAGGTGAAGCGGCTGGACCGCCGCGCGGACGTCTACGGCCTGGGCGCCACGCTCTATCACCTCCTCACCGGCCAGCCCCCCATCCCCGGGGAGAACGGGCTGGAGGTGCTCACCCGCATCTCCACCCAGGAGCCGCTCCCTCCCCGCGCGCTGGACCCGGACATCCCGGTGGACCTGGAGGCCATCGTCCTCAAGTGTCTGGAGAAGGACCGCTCCGCCCGCTACGACTCGGCGCGCGCCCTGGCCGAGGACCTGGACCGCTTCCTGCGCGGGGAGCCCGTCCACGCGCGCCCCGTGGGCCCCCTGTCCCGCCTGCGGAGGCGGCTGCGCAAGCACCGGCTGGTGGTGGGCGTGGCTGTGGTGGCCCTGCTGCTGGTGGGCGGCGCGCTGGGCTGGGCGGGACTCACGCGCCGGGAGGCCTCTCGGCGCGAGGGGCTCGCGCGCCGCTTCACCGAGCGGGTGGAGCGCATCGAGGCGCTGGCCCGCTACACCGGCCTCTCCCGGCTGCACGACACACGCGCCGACAGGGCGCTGCTGCGCGCGCGCATGGCGGAGCTGGACGCGGAGATTCGCGAGGCCGGCGCGCTGGCCGTGGGGCCGGGCCACTACGCCCTCGGGCGCGGCCACCTGGCGCTCGGAGACGACGCGGCGGCGCGAACGTCCCTGGAGGCGGCGTGGAGCCATGGCTTCCGCGAGCCCCGCGTCGCCTACGCGCTGGCACTGGCACTGGGTCGTCAGTACCAGGAGCGGCTGCTGGAGGCCGAGCGCCTGCGCGGCCGCGAGCAGCGGGAGGCCCGCCTGAAGGACCTGCAGCGCGAGTACCGGGAGCCGGCCCTGGACTGGCTGCGCAGGAGCGAGGGCGCCGACGTGCCCTCCACCGACTACGTGGCCGCGCTGCTGGCCTTCTACGAGGGCCGCCATGAAGAGGCCCTGGAGCGCCTGGACGCGCTCGGCGACCGGCTCCCCTGGTTCCACGAAGCCCCCCTGCTGAGAGGTGACATCCTCCAGGCCCGCGCCGCCCGGCGCTGGAACCAGGGGGACCGCGAGGGGGCCCTGGCCGACTTCGACGCCGGCCGCCGCGCCCATGCCTCCGCCGCGGCCACCGCGGAGAGCGAGCCCGACGTACATGAGTCCCTGGCGAGGCTGGAATACACCGCGATGGTGATGGAGCTCTATGGCCAGGGCGACGTGCTGCCGCCCTTCACCCGTGGAATGGAGGCCGTGGGACGCGCGCTGAAGGCGGACCCCGGGCACCCGAGGTCCCTGGTGCTGAAGGCGCGCTTCCACAACCGTCTGGCGGAGCACCGCATGCGCCAGGGCGGGGACGTGGAGGGCCCGCTCGGCGAGGCCATGGCCACCGCGCGCGTAGCCCTGGCGCTGGTCCCCCCGCCGCCCAAGGCCCGCTCGGAGCTGGCGCAGAGCCTGTGGCGCCGGGCGCGGTTCCAGCAGGGCCGCGGGCTGGACCCGGGGGAGTCCCTGCGCCAGGCCGTGGACGCGCTCGCGGGCCTCCGTCCCGAGGAGCAGGACTACGAGTTCCACGCCCTGCTCGGCCTCATCTACAAGACGTGGGCGGACTACGAGGACCAGACGGGCGTGGACTCGCGGCCCCACCGGGGCCAGGCCATCGCGGCGTACCGCGAGGCCATCCGCGTGGACGAGCGCCTGCCGGACGCGTGGATCAACCTGGGCATCGCGTTTCTCACGCGGGCCACGCATGCGAAAACCACGGACTCGGAGGGGGACCTGGAGCAGGCCCGGCTCGCGCTCGCGCGCTCCCGCGAGCTCAACCCGGGCAACTACGTCCCCTACTTCCTGGGCGGCACGCTCCACGCGGAGCTGGCGCGGCGGCGGCGGGACGGAGGGGGCGACGCCCGGCCGGACCTGGCCACCGCGGCGGAGCTGTTCCAGCGCGGGGCCGCCATCAACGCCCAGGTGGCCCAGCTCCACAACGGCCTGGGCTCCACGCTGCTGGAGCAGGCGCGGGAGACCTGGGAGCGCGGAGGCGACCCCTTCCCCGTGCTCGAACAGGCCCGGGCCGCCTACGCGCGCGCCGTGGCCGTGGCGCCCCGGGAGGGCTTCGGGCACAACAACCTCGGAGAGGTCCACGTCGAGCGCGCCACGTACCGCGTCCTCGCGGGCGAGGCTCCGGACACCGACCTGCGGGAGGCCGAGGCGGCCTACCTGAAGGCCATCGACCTGCTCCCGGGACTCGCCCTGCCCCGGGCCAACCTGGCGCGGGCGCGCTTCACGCGCGCGCTCTTCGAGCTGGAGCGGGGCACGGAGCCACACGCGAGCCTGGACGGGGCGGAGGAGGCCCTGCGCGGCGCCTTCGAGCGCAATGCCCAGGAAGCCCAGGCGTGGCTGTACCAGGGCGAGGTGCGCGGCGCGAGGGCCCGCTGGCGGGCACAGCGGCGCGAGGCGCGCGAAGAGGACTTCGGCGAGGCCGCCCGCGCCTTCGAGAAGGCGCTCGAGCTGGAGCCCCGGCGCCTGGACGTCCGCGTCGCGTTCGGCCACTTCTGCCGCGAGTGGGCGCTGTGGCGGAAGCAGGCGGGGCAGGACACGCGCCCTCCCCTGACACGAGGCCTCGCGCTGACGGACGCGGTGCTGGCGGCACGCCCCGAGTGGGCGGACGCGCTGCTGCTGCGCGCGGCGCTCGGTGAGGTGGCGGGAGAGGCGCGGTCCCGTGAGGACCTCGTGAGGGCCCTCGCGCTCAACCCGGGACTGGAGCCCTGGTGGAAGCGCCGCTTCGCGCGGCGGCTCGCCACCGCGGAGTGA
- a CDS encoding Kelch repeat-containing protein, with product MKRPAEATTAPMPEPTQDVPHEPDAYAMCRPAPPGEQRLSLKEMAKLLADNGFTPEDSARALRGAYPDTTAGQMSDALVAAWPGLTPERLAAALKAAGYDTRPTWMALASMPTPRSMLGVGVVEGRLLAIAGQSTRPSSGNEAYDPATNTWTRLAPMPAVHGARNLAVGVVGGKLHALGGDDAQRGANPLTLHFAYDAATDTWAARRELPIATQGHGLGVVGGKLHVVGGMSRSVRFTSANLEYDAAGDSWRQRAPMPTARDGLAVGVVGGLLHAIGGRSSQSPFSPLAVHEVYDPVTDTWSSRKPMPTPRSYLAMAVVGGKLYAIGGGVWHDTGRRLLDTVEVYDSATDTWSSLPPLPSARYFHSAASIGDTLYAVGGEHDAPTSLSLLEALRLS from the coding sequence ATGAAGCGACCCGCCGAAGCGACGACAGCCCCCATGCCGGAGCCCACCCAGGACGTTCCGCACGAACCGGACGCGTACGCGATGTGCCGCCCCGCTCCGCCGGGCGAGCAGCGCCTGTCCCTGAAGGAGATGGCGAAGCTGCTCGCGGACAACGGCTTCACCCCCGAGGACTCCGCCCGCGCGCTGCGCGGGGCCTACCCGGACACGACGGCCGGGCAGATGTCGGACGCGCTCGTGGCGGCCTGGCCGGGGCTCACGCCGGAGCGGCTCGCGGCTGCGCTCAAGGCCGCAGGCTACGACACCCGCCCCACGTGGATGGCGCTGGCCTCCATGCCCACGCCGCGGAGCATGCTGGGCGTGGGCGTCGTCGAAGGCAGGCTCCTCGCCATCGCGGGCCAGTCCACGCGGCCCTCCAGCGGGAACGAGGCGTACGACCCCGCCACCAACACCTGGACGCGCCTGGCCCCGATGCCCGCCGTCCACGGCGCCCGGAACCTCGCCGTGGGAGTGGTGGGTGGGAAGCTCCACGCCCTCGGCGGGGATGACGCCCAGCGCGGGGCGAACCCGCTCACGCTCCACTTCGCATACGACGCGGCGACCGACACCTGGGCCGCGCGGCGCGAGCTGCCCATCGCCACCCAGGGACATGGCCTGGGCGTGGTGGGCGGGAAGCTCCACGTCGTCGGCGGCATGAGCAGGTCCGTCCGGTTCACCTCGGCCAACCTCGAGTACGACGCGGCCGGGGACTCCTGGCGGCAGCGGGCGCCCATGCCCACCGCGAGGGATGGCCTGGCCGTCGGCGTCGTGGGCGGGCTGCTGCATGCCATCGGCGGTAGGTCCTCCCAGTCCCCGTTCTCCCCGCTGGCGGTACACGAGGTCTATGACCCCGTGACGGATACCTGGTCGTCCCGGAAGCCCATGCCCACCCCGCGCTCGTACCTCGCCATGGCGGTGGTGGGCGGGAAGCTGTACGCCATCGGCGGCGGCGTCTGGCACGACACGGGGCGGCGGCTGCTCGACACGGTGGAGGTCTACGACTCCGCGACCGACACCTGGTCCTCGCTCCCGCCGCTGCCATCGGCCCGCTACTTCCACTCCGCCGCGAGCATCGGCGACACCCTCTACGCCGTGGGGGGCGAACACGACGCGCCCACCTCGCTGAGCCTCCTGGAAGCGCTGCGCCTGAGTTGA
- a CDS encoding sigma 54-interacting transcriptional regulator, translating into MREPVIDDISTAAARERVGETRGLRLVPALTLLSHPMPFRVGERLLLEALTRGQPVALSRNVPDFERPGAALGMHLADPFLSRKPLTFLPGIEGAIRLDPGEGSPVTVAGGALLGSWELSAQEVAAGVPLELAGRVALLLHLADPEPAGAMDALGMVGASLGVQRVRQHVEQVADLAVPVLIRGETGSGKELIARAIHQRSPRRERPFISVNLGAIPKELAAAELFGSRKGAFTGAVKDQQGFFQAAHGGTLFLDEVGEAPPEVQVMLLRALETGEIYAVGERSPITVDVRLVAATDAHLEEQIRDGRFKAPLMHRLSGYSIRVPPLRERREDIGRLFHHFAREEMEALGEVGRLTPSDAFAEPWLPTSLATRLVLHDWPGNIRQLRNVARQLVIGNRGRPTLRLDEQLEQELCAVTAVPTGRPAEASSPSASEPRAAAALRRKPSEITETELLGALRESRWDLQAAADRLGIHRTSIYDLIERSPNLRTAGDLSVEELTRCFQECRGDLDVMAQRLEVSKRALGRRIKELGLGAGNG; encoded by the coding sequence ATGCGCGAGCCCGTCATCGATGACATCTCCACGGCCGCGGCGCGAGAGCGCGTCGGCGAGACACGGGGGCTCAGGCTCGTCCCGGCGCTCACCCTCCTGTCACACCCCATGCCCTTCCGCGTGGGCGAGCGGCTCCTGCTGGAGGCGCTGACGCGCGGCCAGCCCGTGGCCCTCTCCCGAAACGTGCCGGACTTCGAGCGCCCCGGCGCCGCACTGGGCATGCACCTGGCGGACCCCTTCCTGAGCCGCAAGCCGCTCACGTTCCTCCCAGGCATCGAGGGCGCCATCCGCCTGGACCCGGGCGAGGGCAGCCCGGTGACGGTGGCGGGAGGGGCGCTTCTGGGGAGCTGGGAGCTCAGTGCCCAGGAGGTCGCGGCCGGAGTGCCCCTGGAGCTGGCCGGGCGCGTGGCGCTGCTGCTGCACCTGGCGGACCCCGAACCGGCCGGCGCCATGGACGCGCTGGGCATGGTGGGCGCCAGCCTGGGCGTCCAGCGCGTGCGTCAGCACGTCGAGCAGGTCGCGGACCTGGCCGTGCCGGTGCTCATCCGCGGCGAGACGGGCTCGGGCAAGGAGCTGATTGCCCGCGCCATCCACCAGCGGAGCCCGCGCCGCGAGCGGCCATTCATCAGCGTCAACCTGGGCGCGATTCCGAAGGAGCTGGCCGCCGCGGAGCTCTTCGGCTCGCGAAAGGGTGCCTTCACGGGCGCTGTGAAGGACCAGCAGGGCTTCTTCCAGGCGGCCCACGGCGGGACGCTGTTCCTGGACGAGGTGGGCGAGGCGCCACCGGAGGTCCAGGTGATGTTGCTGCGCGCCCTGGAGACAGGGGAAATCTACGCGGTGGGGGAGCGCTCGCCCATCACCGTGGACGTGCGGCTGGTGGCCGCGACGGACGCGCACCTGGAGGAGCAGATCCGCGACGGGCGGTTCAAGGCGCCCCTGATGCACCGGCTGTCCGGCTACAGCATCCGCGTGCCGCCCCTGCGCGAGCGGCGCGAGGACATCGGCCGGCTGTTCCACCACTTCGCCCGTGAGGAAATGGAGGCGCTGGGCGAGGTGGGACGGCTGACGCCCTCGGACGCCTTCGCCGAGCCCTGGCTGCCCACGTCGCTGGCCACCCGGCTGGTCCTCCACGACTGGCCGGGCAACATCCGCCAGCTCCGCAACGTGGCGCGGCAGCTCGTCATCGGCAACCGGGGGCGGCCGACCCTGCGGCTCGACGAACAGCTCGAGCAGGAGCTGTGCGCCGTCACGGCCGTGCCCACCGGCCGCCCCGCCGAAGCGTCTTCGCCATCCGCGTCCGAGCCCCGCGCCGCGGCCGCGCTCCGCCGCAAGCCGTCCGAAATCACCGAGACGGAGCTGCTCGGCGCCCTGCGCGAGAGCCGCTGGGACCTCCAGGCGGCCGCCGACCGGCTCGGCATCCACCGGACCTCCATCTACGACCTCATCGAGCGAAGCCCCAACCTGCGGACCGCCGGAGACCTCAGCGTGGAGGAGCTCACCCGCTGCTTCCAGGAGTGTCGCGGAGACCTCGACGTCATGGCCCAGCGCCTCGAGGTCTCGAAGCGGGCGTTGGGCCGCCGCATCAAGGAGCTCGGGCTCGGCGCGGGGAATGGCTGA